The window TCTATAGCACGTGCTTTACGTTCCTCATTCCAATTATTAATGCTCAATGCAATCAATATCCCAATAACCACAAGCACAATCTCACCAATGGCATATTTGAAATACCTAGTGGTTTTACCTTCCTTAAGAAGGTTTTTACGGATGTTGCGGAAGAATTTTATCATTCAATTTGATTTTGATAGGTCACTACATCGTCAATAAGAAATTTAACTGTTTCCAGGACTCGCTGAATTTCGCTTAAAGCAAATTCTTTAATTGCGCTCATGTAACTGATCGCATTGAAATACTGCTGGTTATTTAATAAACGCTCATAATCGTTAGGCGTCATCATGGCATTATCACCGTATGAAAAGTTTTGAACATTAAGCGGCATAAGCGAAGTTATTACAACTGACTCCATATTATTGCTCAGTTTGTGGCCTATAGAGGGTAGCTGTGCCTCATAAAATTGGATGATAGCCGTTTTGAGACGATCATTTTTAATGAGTTGTAGTGAGTTAATTTTGAAATTATCATAAACCCCTATCTCAAACAAAGGTTCAGGATAAGATTCTATGTGATGAAAACTCATTTTAAGTTCATCATCCAGTGGGCGCCTAGAGTTTAGCTGATCTACCACATAGTTCATCCTTTCAAGATTACTTTTATAAATTAAGATTAAATCTCCCAGTTGGCTTTCTGTATTAATGAGACTAGCTTTTAAGTCTGCTATAACCTTTTTTTCTGCATTTCTCTCTTGGTATTCCTGGTTCCAGTTGTTGATTTGAAGGGCTATAAGAATACCTATAACTACTAACACAATCTCACCAATAGCATATTTAAAATACTTGGTAGTCTTCCCTTCATTCAAAAGGTTTTTACGGATTTTTCTAAAGAATTTAATCATTAGCCAGATCTATTTGTGATTTTATGATTGCAATCTTGTCCAGTGCCAGAACCATTTTATCTATTGATCCTTCGCGGTTATCCTGATAAAGTTTAAACTGCATCAGGTGAGTTTGGTTATTAAAAAACAATTTATAATCTCTTGGTTCTGCATATTCCATCCAGCGGAAATCTGAAAACTCAGATTTTAAAATCGGAATCCAGTCTGTATTAAAAGCGCCCAATACATCATTAAGACCTTGAGACATATTAAACAGGTCAGAATCGTAATACGAAATGAGATCTGTTTGAAGATTTTTGTTCTTTATAACATCAAAACCCTTTGATTTTAGAACTTCGTAGCCACTTGACTGGGACTGAAACCGTTCGAAGGTTATTATCTTCCCGAGCCAGAATGGAATACTATCACTATAGGTTTTTTCTTTTGCCGCTTTTAAGACCCGGTCGGTAAGTGCCGTGGCAGTTAGAGCCTTTTTCAGTTCAATGCTTATCATTACCGAATCCCTTTCAAGATTCTGACTGATCAACTTTAAAATTTCACTTTCAAACTTTGAACTCTTTTTTTCTTCATTCCAGTTGTTGATTTGCAGCGCAATTAAAATACCTATAACCACCAGAAAGATTTCGCCGATGGCATAAAAAAAGTAGTTGCGAACTTTGGATTGCTCTATGAGGTTTTTACGGATGGTGCGGAAGAATTTTATCATTTTTGAGTCGGAGTTTCTGTATTGGTAAACCTGACAATATCGTTAATGATTATTTCCAGACGTTTCAGTTTCAATAGGTAATTGGTAACTCCCCAGACCTGGTTATCCATATGGTTTTCAAATTCTCTTTCCTTAAAAAGTTTATAATTGACAGCTTCGAATTTTGAGTGCCCAATTTTTACAATCCCAAACTGGTCAATATCTTTCATAGATCCATTTTTAGTAATATAAGGAAGGGTTAGGGTTTGACTCATTTCGTCCATGGTTTCATAACCCTCTGTTTTTTCTTCCACGGCACTCACCCATTCAAAAATCAGCAAGCGTAAGTTGTCTGAGGTTATTAAGTTTAGTTTTCCCGATGAAATCAACTCCGATATTGCCGATTCATTTGGGCTGAAATCATAGTGATCTATGGTAATATATAGCAAGCTATCAATGTTATGCTGTAAAATAGCAGCTTCAGGCTGACCAACCAGATTTAAAACCTGAGTGGTGGCATCAACAATTTCCTGATGATGCTGTATAACAGATTGTAGTTTTTCTTTATTTTTTTGAAACTCCAGATGAAGGTCTTTGAGTATGAGCTGCTCTTTGTTATCGTTTTTCAGGTTTTCATTCCAGTCATTCACCTGAAGAGCAATAAGAATTCCTATCACAACCAGCAGGATTTCTCCCGTAGCATAGAGTAAGTATTTGGGTATTCGCTTTCGCGAAAGCGAACTCCATCGTAATTTTCTAAAGAATTTTATCATTGGTTTTATTGTAAAAAAAATCTGTTTACTGATCGGCTGGAGAATCTTCTTTTGTCAATATTAAAATCTGGTCAATGATGTTATCGAGGTTTTGATATTCACTAATAAGTAAACCATTATGGTACAGGTGATTATCCATAATATTTTCAAACTCCCGATCTTTTAGAATGACGTTGTAATCACTTTCAAATTCAGAAATTTCTTTCCACTGAAGTTGACCAAAACGGCCCACATTTTTCGATGCAATATTTTTAGTTAAATAGGGTAAAATCCCGTCTTCCACCCATTTTTCGAATACCCTAAAAGTTCCTTGGTGGTGGTTGTATTGAATGCTCCATTGACCTAGGAGATCCTTTAGTTTTTGGTTAGAAATAAGGTCTAATTTTCCCGTCTGTGTAACCTCTGTCAATGTGGTACTTAACGGATTATAAGCAGAATATTCAATCGTGTGAAACAAAAGACTATCAATTGTATTTGTTTCAACTTGAGAGATGTCCTTATTCATTAAGTTCATGATTCTTAAGGACGCATCCTCGCTTTGAATAAGCACGATTACTCTTTTTGTCAACAAGTCTTTATTCTCTTGATACTCTTTATGTAGTCTGGTGATGAGTTGTTGTTCTAGCTTTTGCTCTTTGCGAGTTTCACTGGCATTATTTATCGCCAAAGCAATCAAAATCCCAATAACCACGAGAATGATTTCACCTATGGCATAGGTCAAATACTTGGTTGTTCTACCAGTTGTAAGAAAGCCTTTACGGATTTTTTTTAAGAAGTTTATCATTGGTTAAAAAAACGTTAATAAGCTTATAACTTAAAGTATTTCAGTAGTTTAAACTACAACCAATTTTAATATAATTGATCTCTGGCGAACATTAAAATCGGGTTTCCCCTATAAACCTGCATTCATTTCAGGATCTTACCGACTCTGTCAGTATAATAATATAGCCTACCAGTATTATTACATTTTCAATGGTATGCTCAAAAGCTGACAATCATGACGATAGATGCTGAAATGAATCCAGCATGACAGTAGTTTGAGGTTTTTGAAGCGGCTGGGTTTGTTTGAGATTGAAATGGCAACCCTGGATTCGAGTGCCTCAGCCCTCAAATTGTACAAGAAAACGAGCATTGAGGCTCTCGAAATGTGGCTCTACTTGAATTCGCAATCGGCAATAATATTTACGAAAGCAAATCGAGAATTGACGATGTCAACTGATGTATTTCCACAAGCCTTTCCTGCTTTGCAAGTGTGCCATGACTCGGCGCACGTTGATGTTCTTTTCCATTCCTATAGCTGGATCTTCCTGCAAGAAGTTGATGGCGGCGTTTCTGGCAACTGCGAGTAACTCATTGTCCTTTACAATGTCTGCAATGCGCAATTCCATAACACCGCTTTGTCGGGTTCCCATGATGTCGCCTGGACCGCGCAGTTTGAGGTCTACCTCAGCGATTTTGAATCCGTCTGTGGTTTCTACCATGGTTTCTAGTCTCGTCTTGGCTTCTGCACTTAATTTGTGACCGGTCATTAAAATGCAAAAACTTTGATCTGCGCCACGACCTACCCTACCTCGCAGCTGGTGGAGTTGTGACAAGCCAAAACGCTCTGCACTCTCAATAATCATCACACTAGCATTAGGAACATTCACGCCTACCTCAATTACGGTAGTCGCTACCATAATTTGCGTCTTTCCTTCTACAAAGCGTTGCATCTCATAATCCTTGTCTTCTGACTTCATCTGGCCGTGAACAATGCTGACTTGATATTGAGGCATTGGAAATTCACGAACGATGCTTTCATAACCGTCCATTAAATCTTTGTAGTCCAGCGTTTCCGATTCCTGGATCAACGGATACACAATATAAATCTGCCGGCCTTTTTGAATTTCTTCTTTGATGAAGGAGAAAACCCCCAGCCTATTCTTGTCATAGCGATGCACGGTCTTGATCTCTTTGCGACCAGGCGGTAATTCATCAATCACAGAGATATCCAAATCTCCGTACAAACTCATCGCTAAGGTCCGTGGGATGGGCGTTGCAGTCATGACCAACACATGTGGTGGTAGTTTGTTTTTCTTCCAAAGCTTGGCACGTTGTGCAACGCCAAAACGGTGTTGCTCGTCTACAATCGCTACTCCAAGATTCAAAAACTTCACCTTGTCTTCAATCAACGCATGCGTTCCTATCAAGATATCCAGACTTCCATCTTCCAGTGCCTCGTGAATGATTCGGCGTGCTTTTGTTTTTACTGATCCTGTTAATAGTGCCACCCTTAAACCCGTAGGCGCCAGTAATTCTGAAACGCCAGCCATGTGTTGTTGTGCAAGGATCTCGGTTGGCGCCATGATGCAGGCTTGAAAACCATTATCAATAGCTAGTAAACAAGTCAATACAGCAACGATAGTTTTTCCTGAACCTACATCGCCTTGCAATAACCGGTTCATATGGGCACCGTTAGCCATGTCTGCCCTAATTTCCTTGACTACTCGTTTTTGAGCGCCAGTCAATTCAAACGGCAAATTAAAATTGTAGAAATTATTAAAATGATCGCCCACAATTTCAAAAGCAAAACTTTTGATCTGAGTTTTCCTGATTCGGTTTTGTAATAATAATTCGAGCTGTATGAAAAACAATTCTTCAAACTTCAATCGCTTTAAGGCAGCTTGCAACCCATTAGTGCTGGACGGGAAATGAATTTCCTGCATCGCCGCATTTTTGGTAATCAATTGCTGATCGCGCATCACATCGTCAGGAAGCGTTTCTACAAATGCGGCTTTGATTTCAGAGAACAGTTGCCGCATCAATCGGACAAAATATTTGTTAGTTAAATGTCGCTTTGTCAGCATTTCCGTGGACGGATAAATGGGCGTCATGGAGTTTTGCTGGCGACCTCGATATTCTTTTAACAGCTCTACATCAGGATGGGCAATGCTGTACATGGCTCCATAGCGCGAGACTTTCCCATACACTACATAGACCTCATTCACTTTTAGACTTTCCTTGAAATACTTTTGCCCTTTGAACCAGACCAGTTCCATCCTACCTGTATCGTCGGCCAGAGTGGCTACTAATCGGGTGGCCTTTCCTGCTCCTGCCGTAGAAATGCTCATTAATTTTCCTACAATCTGTACTTGTGCGGTTTCGGGAACGAGCTGATTGATTTTGTGAAATTGCGTGCGGTCGACGTATCGATTTGGGAAAAAATTTGCCAAATCACCGTACGTCATAATACCCAATTCCTTTCGCAACAATTCCGCACGAGAAGGCCCAACTCCTGAAAGGTAGTCTATAGGTGTAGTTAAAAAGTTTACCGGCACATGTGAGCAGTTAGTGCTCAAAGGTAGCATTGCCGCAGCCAATTGTCAAGGACTAAACTTTATGGCACGATCCTAGTCACAGATTGCATACTGATTTTGTATTTTGGCAGGCCTATGACTCGACTCTTTTTTATCTATCTTACTTTTTTATCCGCACTCATTTCCAGTGCTCAAGGAATCGATCAACCCAGCGTTGATTTTAAGCGAGCTGCGGTGGACGTGAGTTTTGACCCTTCCAGTGAACTAGTTGTGGGGAGCATTAGTTTTGAGATTGACATTTTAAAAGCTACAGATCAAGTTCATATCGATGCTAATAATCTGTTGGAATATTCCGTAAGCTCCACAAGTCACCCTGATATTAAGGGTACAACTGATGATGCAGGGTTGTTGTTGAGAGCTCGCTTTCGCGAAAGCGAAAAAGCCACCGTTACCATTACATTCAAAAGTCAACCGAACAAGGCTCTTTATTTTATAGATACAGATGCGGATAAGCGATGGGATCAAGCCTGGACGCAAGGTCAAGGGAAATATACCAGCAACTGGCTGCCCAGTATTGACGATATGAATGAAAAGATGGAATGGGATATCAGTATTACTGCTCCTGCCGAATTTACTGTGATATCAAATGGAAAATTAATATCAAAATCAACGGAAAGCAGTGGAATCCAATGGAATTTTGACATGTCCCAGCCTATGTCCAGCTATTTAGTGGCAGTTGTGGTAGGCGATTATCAGGTTTCTAGCCAAGTTTCTAGTACAGGAATTCCACTAGATTTTTATTACTACCCGCAAGACAGTTCTAAGGTAGCGAGCACATACCAGCATTCTCGACAGATTTTTGATTTTTTGGAGAAGGAAATCGGCATCGGGTATCCATGGGAGGTTTATAAGCAGATTCCGGTGAAAGACTTTTTGTATGCTGGAATGGAAAATACGAGCGCAACGATATTTAGTGATCAGTTTGTACAGGACGAGATAGGTGCTTTGGATCGCAGCTATGTGAACGTGAATGCGCATGAACTGGCACACCAATGGTTTGGCGATCTAGTGACTGAGGAGTCTGGAACACACCACTGGCTGCAGGAAGGTTTTGCGACCTATTATGCGCTTCTAGCCGAACGCGCACTTTATGGCGATGTGCATTATTATGTGAACCTCTATGAACAAGCGGAATTGCTGAATGATCAAAATCAGTCGGGAAACACCACTGCCCTGATGGATCCTAATGCTAGCTCGCTGACTTTCTACCAGCATGGCGCTTGGGCTATTCATGCCTTGAGAGATTTAGTAGGTGATGTCGTATTTAAAAATAGCATTAAAGTCTTTTTAAAAAAGTATGCCTTTGAAAATGCAACAACAGATGATTTACTAAAAATAGTTGCTGATCAATCTGGAAAAGACCTGACCGATTATAAAGCCTTATGGCTTACCAACAAACAATTCCCTAGTGAAGAAGCATTGAGGTTGTTGCGCAAGGATTTGTTTATGGAGGCGTATCTGCAGTTATTAGCAAGACGCATCTCAACATTTGATGAAGCTTACAACAGCTATAAAGAAACCTTGAAACAACCGGTACAAAAAGAAGCAGTTCTAGAAATGGTAGGGCAATTGAGCCTTCACGATGACGCAAGAAAATATAAGCTTTTAGAACAAGCCGCTGCCTTGAATAATCTTGAAATACGCCAGTTGATTGCTTTGACCACTACCGAGGTAAATGACAATAACAAATCCATGATCAGTAGCTTTTTGACTGACAATTCCTATGTCACCAGAGAGCAAAGCTTGGTTTTACTATGGAATGCTGCGGGAGATAAAAAGCGATTGTTAGAAACGGCAAAAAAGGCTTGGAAACAAACTAACGAGAGCTTCGATCTCGCATGGCTCGCATTAGCCATCAACACAGAAGGTTACACTAAAACAGAGCGCAAGAAGTTTCTACAAGAACTTCAAGAATATACTAGACCATCGTTCTCAACAGAGACCAGGCAAGTGGCTTTTGATTATTTGGTCGCTTTAGATTATCTGGACGATCAAAACTATCTGGATTTATATCAAGCTGCACTGCATCATAATTATAGGTTTTATGAGTATGCCCGTAAATTAGTCAATGAGCAGTATGCTCAAGAAAAGCGCAGAGCGCTTATGGATGAAGTGGTTGAATTACTCACTCCTGCGGAGCAGGAGAAATTGAAGTTGGTGACAGATTTGTAGAGGTTGAACTTGAATACAATTTTGTGTTCAGAAATTATAATTTAAGTAATGTTACCTAAGATAGGTTCTAAAATTAAAGAGCTGATATCCAAATTTTATTGGGTACTGATAATTCCGTTCTTTATTTGGGGACTTTTTTTTCATCTTAAAGAAGAGCAAGACTTTGATTACAATCAAGCTTATGCTTACGGAGTGGTTACTCGTTTCAACTCTATACATAAGCAACATAGCAAAAGAAATTATCATTATTATTTCCAAATCAATGGGAATAACTATACAGGAACTAGTGTAGGTTACCATTCACAGAACATTGAAATTGGAAACTGGTATAAGATTAAATATTCAGCCATAGACCCAGAAAATAGCCGAATGATTTTTGATCAGAGATATTACCCTAAGTATGAAAAAGATAGTTTAGGAAAAGTGGTTGACACCACTTTTTCAATTGAAGAGTCCTTAAACAAAGACAGTTTGGATCTTCGAATTAAAAGAATAAAATCGGTTATCGATGGTGGTTTAAAAGGATGAGAGATAGCAATAAAATTGAGTATAGGCACAGCTCTTAACTAGAAGTCAAAACTTATTTAGAGAGATTCATTGTTGGGTTTTAATATGAGATAACTCACGACTTCGCTTGAGCAAGCGCCTCCCAAATATCCTAGTCCTCATGCCTCATGCCTAAAACCTAAAACAACTCCCTAACTTCTTTGCGCACATAACTCAAGGCCGTCTCACTAGGCGCCAGGCTTTCCATAAACTCATTGATAATTTGAGCCCGCAGTTCTTCAGCAGTTGTTGATTTGTTGCTCATTCCTACCTGACGTATTTTTTGAATGGTCGTGTTTTTTGCAGCCCGTATGACATTCCAGCATTCTTCTGTGAAGTAAATCTGTTGGGCTACATTATGCTCAAACTCCTGCTCGATCGTGGCGACCAGCATAGATTCATATGCTGATTTACTTAAACTACCCGTATTTGTTCTTACTAATAGACTATTAGGTTTCATGCGCTCTAGAAATAAGGTCAACCGCTCGTAGGCTGCCATGCGCATGGGTAAAGTTTTGGGCTTCAACGATTTTGAAGCAAGAAAGATGCGGCGTTTTTCCTCATTGTCTAAAAAGGCCTTAATCAGCAGGTAAGCTATTAATCCAACAATGAGAGCCGGTAGGAATGCGATGAGAATTTGGGTTGTAGACTGATTCATTCGTTCTGTAAAAAATTCAATGTGTTGCTAAAATACGTTATGACACTCAAGTGCGCCTCAAAATTTCAATCCTATTTTGAATCTCAATGTTGAAAAAATGCTGGTATTTAGTTCGCTTTCGCGAAAGCGAACAACCCTCAAACCGTATCTTTAAAGACTAGAAAATGAAGTAGATTTTGGAAGATTATTTATCCCAATTAAATGAAGCGCAGCGCCTTCCCGTGCTGCAAAAAGAAGGCCCAATGATCGTTATCGCAGGCGCTGGTTCAGGTAAAACCAGAGTACTAACCTTGCGCATTGCCTATCTCATGCAACAAGGCGTCGATCCATTCAATATACTATC of the Nonlabens marinus S1-08 genome contains:
- a CDS encoding DUF6090 family protein, with protein sequence MIKFFRKIRKNLLNEGKTTKYFKYAIGEIVLVVIGILIALQINNWNQEYQERNAEKKVIADLKASLINTESQLGDLILIYKSNLERMNYVVDQLNSRRPLDDELKMSFHHIESYPEPLFEIGVYDNFKINSLQLIKNDRLKTAIIQFYEAQLPSIGHKLSNNMESVVITSLMPLNVQNFSYGDNAMMTPNDYERLLNNQQYFNAISYMSAIKEFALSEIQRVLETVKFLIDDVVTYQNQIE
- a CDS encoding DUF6090 family protein — translated: MIKFFRTIRKNLIEQSKVRNYFFYAIGEIFLVVIGILIALQINNWNEEKKSSKFESEILKLISQNLERDSVMISIELKKALTATALTDRVLKAAKEKTYSDSIPFWLGKIITFERFQSQSSGYEVLKSKGFDVIKNKNLQTDLISYYDSDLFNMSQGLNDVLGAFNTDWIPILKSEFSDFRWMEYAEPRDYKLFFNNQTHLMQFKLYQDNREGSIDKMVLALDKIAIIKSQIDLAND
- a CDS encoding DUF6090 family protein; translated protein: MIKFFRKLRWSSLSRKRIPKYLLYATGEILLVVIGILIALQVNDWNENLKNDNKEQLILKDLHLEFQKNKEKLQSVIQHHQEIVDATTQVLNLVGQPEAAILQHNIDSLLYITIDHYDFSPNESAISELISSGKLNLITSDNLRLLIFEWVSAVEEKTEGYETMDEMSQTLTLPYITKNGSMKDIDQFGIVKIGHSKFEAVNYKLFKEREFENHMDNQVWGVTNYLLKLKRLEIIINDIVRFTNTETPTQK
- a CDS encoding DUF6090 family protein → MINFLKKIRKGFLTTGRTTKYLTYAIGEIILVVIGILIALAINNASETRKEQKLEQQLITRLHKEYQENKDLLTKRVIVLIQSEDASLRIMNLMNKDISQVETNTIDSLLFHTIEYSAYNPLSTTLTEVTQTGKLDLISNQKLKDLLGQWSIQYNHHQGTFRVFEKWVEDGILPYLTKNIASKNVGRFGQLQWKEISEFESDYNVILKDREFENIMDNHLYHNGLLISEYQNLDNIIDQILILTKEDSPADQ
- the recG gene encoding ATP-dependent DNA helicase RecG; this translates as MPVNFLTTPIDYLSGVGPSRAELLRKELGIMTYGDLANFFPNRYVDRTQFHKINQLVPETAQVQIVGKLMSISTAGAGKATRLVATLADDTGRMELVWFKGQKYFKESLKVNEVYVVYGKVSRYGAMYSIAHPDVELLKEYRGRQQNSMTPIYPSTEMLTKRHLTNKYFVRLMRQLFSEIKAAFVETLPDDVMRDQQLITKNAAMQEIHFPSSTNGLQAALKRLKFEELFFIQLELLLQNRIRKTQIKSFAFEIVGDHFNNFYNFNLPFELTGAQKRVVKEIRADMANGAHMNRLLQGDVGSGKTIVAVLTCLLAIDNGFQACIMAPTEILAQQHMAGVSELLAPTGLRVALLTGSVKTKARRIIHEALEDGSLDILIGTHALIEDKVKFLNLGVAIVDEQHRFGVAQRAKLWKKNKLPPHVLVMTATPIPRTLAMSLYGDLDISVIDELPPGRKEIKTVHRYDKNRLGVFSFIKEEIQKGRQIYIVYPLIQESETLDYKDLMDGYESIVREFPMPQYQVSIVHGQMKSEDKDYEMQRFVEGKTQIMVATTVIEVGVNVPNASVMIIESAERFGLSQLHQLRGRVGRGADQSFCILMTGHKLSAEAKTRLETMVETTDGFKIAEVDLKLRGPGDIMGTRQSGVMELRIADIVKDNELLAVARNAAINFLQEDPAIGMEKNINVRRVMAHLQSRKGLWKYIS
- a CDS encoding M1 family metallopeptidase is translated as MTRLFFIYLTFLSALISSAQGIDQPSVDFKRAAVDVSFDPSSELVVGSISFEIDILKATDQVHIDANNLLEYSVSSTSHPDIKGTTDDAGLLLRARFRESEKATVTITFKSQPNKALYFIDTDADKRWDQAWTQGQGKYTSNWLPSIDDMNEKMEWDISITAPAEFTVISNGKLISKSTESSGIQWNFDMSQPMSSYLVAVVVGDYQVSSQVSSTGIPLDFYYYPQDSSKVASTYQHSRQIFDFLEKEIGIGYPWEVYKQIPVKDFLYAGMENTSATIFSDQFVQDEIGALDRSYVNVNAHELAHQWFGDLVTEESGTHHWLQEGFATYYALLAERALYGDVHYYVNLYEQAELLNDQNQSGNTTALMDPNASSLTFYQHGAWAIHALRDLVGDVVFKNSIKVFLKKYAFENATTDDLLKIVADQSGKDLTDYKALWLTNKQFPSEEALRLLRKDLFMEAYLQLLARRISTFDEAYNSYKETLKQPVQKEAVLEMVGQLSLHDDARKYKLLEQAAALNNLEIRQLIALTTTEVNDNNKSMISSFLTDNSYVTREQSLVLLWNAAGDKKRLLETAKKAWKQTNESFDLAWLALAINTEGYTKTERKKFLQELQEYTRPSFSTETRQVAFDYLVALDYLDDQNYLDLYQAALHHNYRFYEYARKLVNEQYAQEKRRALMDEVVELLTPAEQEKLKLVTDL
- a CDS encoding DUF7935 family protein, with amino-acid sequence MNQSTTQILIAFLPALIVGLIAYLLIKAFLDNEEKRRIFLASKSLKPKTLPMRMAAYERLTLFLERMKPNSLLVRTNTGSLSKSAYESMLVATIEQEFEHNVAQQIYFTEECWNVIRAAKNTTIQKIRQVGMSNKSTTAEELRAQIINEFMESLAPSETALSYVRKEVRELF